Proteins from a single region of Apium graveolens cultivar Ventura chromosome 7, ASM990537v1, whole genome shotgun sequence:
- the LOC141673426 gene encoding uncharacterized protein LOC141673426 yields MEEIDELLRSVGKSLKKFDQLPQPPRSYLNNGTNNLIIEETIYDTRKMEYETTKLLQDCTEEQRKIYDAVIQSIDSNVGGIFFVYGSGGCGKTFIWRTLIWIAATLMPGGRTAHSRFKIPIVLDECSTCNIAHDSDIAQLIKQTQLIIWDEVPMQHRYAFECLDRSLKDIMKVVDPERYAMPFGGITVVLGGDFRQILLVITYGDRADIVAACITRSRLWSICQVFLLTENMRLKQGESDSESEELKKFAKWVLDIGNG; encoded by the exons ATGGAAGAAATAGATGAGTTGCTCCGGTCAGTTGGTAAATCCTTGAAGAAATTTGATCAGTTGCCTCAACCTCCTCGCAGCTATTTGAATAATGGAACAAACAATTTGATAATTGAAGAGACAATCTATGACACCAGGAAGATGGAGTATGAAACTACCAAGCTACTACAGGACTGTACAGAGGAGCAGAGGAAAATATATGATGCAGTAATACAATCTATTGACAGTAATGTTGGAGGGATTTTCTTCGTTTATGGTAGTGGTGGTTGTGGAAAGACATTCATATGGAGAACTCTTATAT GGATTGCTGCCACATTAATGCCTGGTGGTCGGACTGCGCACTCCAGATTTAAAATTCCAATAGTTCTTGATGAATGTTCAACATGTAATATTGCCCATGATTCAGATATTGCGCAACTCATAAAGCAGACACAACTAATAATATGGGACGAGGTGCCTATGCAGCACAGGTATGCATTTGAATGCCTAGACCGATCGTTGAAGGATATCATGAAAGTTGTTGATCCAGAACGTTACGCCATGCCGTTTGGTGGTATTACCGTAGTTCTGGGTGGTGATTTCCGTCAAATCCTCCTAGTAATTACGTACGGAGATCgtgctgatattgtagctgcctGTATCACTAGGTCACGGCTGTGGTCCATTTGCCAAGTATTCTTGCTGACAGAAAACATGCGCTTGAAACAAGGTGAGAGTGATAGTGAAAGTGAAGAGCTTAAAAAGTTTGCAAAATGGGTACTTGACATTGGTAATGGCTAG
- the LOC141675223 gene encoding F-box protein CPR1-like, whose protein sequence is MALPCEMLDEILYRLPVKYILRCRCVSKGWCSLIDSDLFVKKHLRKALECNAGGLIINEGGKFYLAEDFKSNFDGGHEYDEAVAVEIVDPLKTLISGADFVGAANGLVCVSKNKMNELLVFNPSTRKSRKIPSPPAEFPRFFHFTEISLCGFGYDHVHDDYKIVKIAECYVQFRGIMVIVYSLKTNSWKQIQNVPVHNKIRFTGAWGMFGSGALHWLAIKNPMNCSKIIVGFDLSLEQFKEVHFPVIEEPFVNFNTKSVVSDGGSLCVLDMYPNSRIDVWVMMTNSGSDNSWSKALSVENKGTLVYSSFVRPVSFCRSGQSVLLEVDGSKLVWYDLQMKIVKNVRIRGMPNKFDSHVYTQSLVQLNEDNPSQKPSRGMPQKEHQKRRDDFLSRVFNLRL, encoded by the exons ATGGCCCTTCCTTGTGAAATGTTGGATGAGATACTCTACCGCCTTCCTGTCAAGTATATTCTTCGATGTCGATGCGTGTCTAAGGGATGGTGTTCTCTTATCGATAGCGACCTGTTTGTTAAAAAGCATCTTAGAAAAGCCCTTGAGTGTAATGCTGGTGGTCTTATTATCAATGAAGGTGGAAAGTTTTATCTGGCTGAGGATTTTAAGTCTAATTTCGATGGTGGTCATGAATACGATGAGGCTGTTGCTGTAGAAATAGTTGATCCGCTCAAGACTCTTATCTCGGGTGCTGATTTTGTGGGTGCTGCTAATGGTTTAGTTTGTGTTTCTAAGAATAAGATGAATGAGCTTTTGGTGTTTAATCCGTCGACTAGGAAGTCGAGAAAGATACCGAGTCCCCCTGCTGAGTTTCCTCGTTTCTTTCATTTTACAGAGATTTCCCTCTGTGGCTTTGGATATGATCATGTACATGATGATTACAAGATTGTCAAGATTGCTGAGTGTTATGTTCAGTTTCGTGGCATAATGGTCATTGTATACAGCCTTAAAACCAATTCATGGAAACAGATTCAGAATGTTCCAGTTCATAACAAAATTCGTTTCACTGGTGCTTGGGGAATGTTTGGAAGTGGAGCTTTGCATTGGTTGGCAATCAAGAATCCAATGAATTGCTCCAAAATCATTGTAGGTTTTGATCTCAGCCTTGAACAATTCAAAGAGGTTCATTTTCCTGTTATTGAGGAGCCTTTTGTCAATTTTAACACCAAGAGTGTAGTTTCTGATGGAGGATCCCTTTGTGTTCTTGATATGTACCCTAATTCTCGTATTGATGTGTGGGTGATGATGACAAATTCTGGGTCCGACAATTCTTGGTCCAAAGCACTCTCTGTGGAGAATAAAGGAACACTTGTATATTCGAGTTTTGTTAGACCTGTTTCTTTTTGCAGGAGTGGCCAGAGTGTACTTTTAGAGGTGGATGGCTCAAAACTTGTGTGGTATGACCTTCAAATGAAAATAGTCAAGAATGTTAGGATTCGTGGGATGCCGAATAAGTTTGATTCACATGTGTACACTCAGAGTCTCGTACAGCTCAACGAGGACAATCCTTCGCAGAAGCCATCACGAGGCATGCCACAGAAGGAACATCAAAAGAGAAG GGATGATTTCCTTTCTAGGGTATTCAACCTGAGGCTGTAA
- the LOC141673425 gene encoding uncharacterized protein LOC141673425, giving the protein MICNTYPNFAHEGHSTQYLSERAILTPTNQTVGHLNSLIVDKLPGESMFYFSVDAAEEFGGTDEDLNEAFPIEYLNSLNVAGMPPHDLKLKVGVVVMLMRNLNQTLAFHSMYGAFSLRFKDAIQIGTETNTFTDMLCHDNQQISRSIPEDSWDILTSPNGLTIFVDDESGAATNITQNVVYKEVFYGLPEA; this is encoded by the exons ATGATTTGTAACACGTATCCTAATTTTGCTCACGAAGGGCACAGTACACAGTACTTGAGCGAGAGAGCTATTTTGACCCCTACCAACCAGACTGTGGGCCACCTTAATTCGCTTATTGTAGACAAGCTCCCCGGAGAATCTATGTTCTATTTTAGTGTTGATGCTGCAGAGGAATTTGGTGGGACAGATGAGGATCTGAATGAAGCCTTCCCAATAGAGTATTTGAACTCCTTAAATGTTGCTGGGATGCCACCTCATGATCTGAAACTGAAAGTTGGGGTTGTTGTTATGCTAATGCGTAACTTGAACCAAACCCTAG CATTTCATTCCATGTATGGAGCTTTCTCCCTCAGATTCAAAGATGCCATTCAAATTGGTACGGAAACAAATACCTTTACAGATATGCTATGCCATGACAATCAACAAATCTCAAGGTCAATCCCTGAAGACAGTTGGGATATACTTACCTCACCCAATGGCCTCACTATAtttgttgatgatgagtctggtGCAGCTACAAATATCACCCAGAATGTTGTGTACAAAGAAGTTTTTTACGGCCTTCCAGAAGCTTAG
- the LOC141673424 gene encoding uncharacterized protein LOC141673424 — translation MRFSLDVNNVWPNVRKFHGYYAAYISVFCMRSVLFRMKGMQLLRTVFVEAYNKGELPLREEFIKIVGNELTGTVYLRVRNGDAWKYSLDSANACIGNVGKIMDFYAIKPYSVFLLDYKDHGHFHVQIFDGNTVEFDYSLRPIQYHKVCGTGRDRKIFSPAEIEKLGARFFYNAMGDSRLSDRVYIEGEHLQQNAYTQVLPNDVIARLNVHEQMTWVQLCLNKSTWIINLKWENGNLLFNKEWTKFCEYMNLKEGDVCVFSRTEHSQRLNISITDNDNDSESKTEVHGSEISAKKCFKMVSHDMLHDGNLELPSKFIDTYGSMLGKKVRLSFGDGWQYIAKFSELNKSLFDLDEVFNN, via the exons ATGAGGTTTTCTTTGGATGTTAACAATGTTTGGCCTAATGTAAGGAAGTTTCATGGTTATTATGCTGCTTACATTTCTGTGTTTTGCAT GAGGAGTGTGTTATTCAGAATGAAAGGAATGCAATTGCTACGTACTGTTTTTGTAGAAGCATATAACAAAGGAGAGCTG CCTTTGCGTGAGGAGTTTATAAAAATTGTGGGAAATGAATTGACCGGAACAGTGTATCTCCGGGTTAGAAATGGTGATGCATGGAAATATTCGTTGGATAGTGCCAATGCATGCATAGGAAATGTTGGAAAAATTATGGATTTCTATGCAATCAAACCATATAGTGTCTTCCTTCTTGATTACAAAGACCATGGACATTTTCATGTTCAAATATTTGATGGTAATACGGTGGAGTTTGATTACTCACTAAGGCCTATTCAGTATCATAAAGTGTGCGGTACAGGACGTGATCGGAAAATTTTTAGTCCGGCCGAAATTGAGAAACTGGGAGCAAGGTTCTTCTACAATGCAATGGGTGACAGCCGCTTAAGTGACAGAGTTTACATTGAGGGAGAACACCTTCAACAAAATGCTTACACTCAG GTGTTGCCCAATGATGTCATCGCCCGATTAAATGTACATGAACAAATGACCTGGGTTCAGTTATGCCTGAACAAAAGTACTTGGATTATAAACTTGAAATGGGAGAATGGGAATTTACTCTTTAACAAAGAGTGGACAAAATTCTGTGAATATATGAACTTGAAAGAAGGGGATGTTTGTGTGTTTTCGCGTACAGAGCATTCGCAGAGGTTGAATATAAGTATCACTGACAATGATAATGATAGTGAATCAAAAACTGAAG TTCATGGAAGTGAAATTTCAgccaaaaaatgttttaaaatggTTAGTCATGACATGCTGCATGACGGGAATTTG GAATTACCATCAAAGTTTATAGACACTTATGGTTCAATGCTGGGTAAGAAAGTTAGGTTGTCGTTTGGTGACGGGTGGCAGTACATTGCTAAGTTCTCTGAGCTCAATAAAAGTTTGTTCGATTTGGATGAAGTTTTCAACAATTAA
- the LOC141673427 gene encoding uncharacterized protein LOC141673427: MGYYNRLRWVSVHDRESVDKEVVRGLITMLDETNQLFGELRQQRDLYESDEIVELQITLKVIRFESGRECHISSTDEVAGIMVGDTEETCDDRDIVVNEKGKGLVRVSYVHPKLMALQYLLLFPCGEDGFHPKIKFQKTADSSCKPREINNESCIVGLTPRLCGRLFQQGDVDSSNTGKGIVLPAGYVGSKRYMQQNFQDVLAKMMEYVPVCIAPNCPDIISRVFRLKLDQLMVDIKDKKHFGVCIGVMYVVEFQKRGLPHNVDNFISAEIPDPLLDLVGYAAAVKEFMIHGPCGLQNVKSPCMKDLRCIRHFPKKYCARTTFDDSGFPMYMRRRTNITVEIRKAELDNQWVVPYNRDLLVKYQCHMNVEIYCHARSLKYLFKYCLKGHDRATVHVQRKRKRQANDTDEGGIDEINAYFDGRYLCGVESTYRIFGFPIHHRSISVERLQFHLPGDKNCTFRANEALGKVAAREKNKFSKLEAFFYLNSVNVNARKYTYDEIPRFYVWNDGERKWTMRKRGFQIGRLCYAHHSTGEPWFLRLLLTKVRGATYFESLRTVNGVCYSTFRDACKEYGLLDDDKEWHEVLTQASACGLPPQVRQLFIHIIVNCKVTDLKTLWSTHWKSMVDDILLRRRQSCPNTLFTLNDTQLQFYALGGMTPFYITV; the protein is encoded by the exons atgggatattacaatcgTCTTCGGTGGGTTAGTGTTCATGACCGAGAAAGTGTTGATAAAGAGGTTGTACGAGGTCTTATAACAATGTTAGATGAAACAAATCAATTATTTGGTGAGTTGAGGCAGCAGCGTGATTTGTATGAAAGCGATGAAATTGTTGAGCTGCAGATTACACTGAAAGTTATCAGATTTGAGAGTGGAAGAGAATGTCATATTTCTAGCACTGATGAAGTTGCTGGCATTATGGTTGGTGACACTGAAGAAACATGTGACGACCGTGATATAGTTGTTAATGAAAAAGGTAAAGGTTTAGTCCGTGTTTCTTATGTTCATCCGAAGTTGATGGCTTTACAGTACCTTTTACTCTTTCCATGTGGAGAAGATGGATTTCACCCAAAGATAAAATTTCAAAAGACTGCTGATAGTTCTTGCAAACCACGTG AAATAAATAATGAAAGTTGTATTGTAGGTTTGACACCTCGGCTATGTGGAAGACTATTTCAACA AGGTGATGTGGACAGTTCAAATACCGGTAAAGGTATAGTTCTTCCAGCTGGCTACGTTGGTTCGAAGCGATACATGCAACAAAATTTCCAAGATGTGCTGGCC AAGATGATGGAGTATGTGCCTGTTTGCATTGCTCCAAACTGTCCCGACATCATATCAAGGGTGTTTAGGCTAAAACTTGATCAGTTAATGGTAGATATTAAGGACAAAAAACACTTTGGTGTTTGTATTGGAG TTATGTATGTCGTCGAGTTTCAGAAAAGAGGCCTTCCACAT AATGTGGATAATTTTATATCCGCAGAAATCCCAGATCCTTTATTAGATCTGGTTGGTTATGCAGCAGCCGTGAAGGAATTTATGATCCACGGTCCATGTGGTTTGCAAAATGTAAAGTCTCCATGCATGAAAGATTTACGTTGCATACGTCATTTTCCGAAAAA GTACTGTGCTCGAACTACTTTTGATGATAGTGGCTTCCCGATGTATATGCGACGCAGGACAAACATTACTGTTGAAATAAGGAAGGCTGAGTTGGACAACCAGTGGGTAGTACCATACAACCGGGATCTTTTAGTCAAGTATCAATGCCATATGAATGTGGAAATATATTGTCACGCACGCAGTCTTAAGTATTTATTTAAATACTGTTTGAAAGGCCATGATCGTGCTACGGTTCATGTCCAGAGAAAGAGAAAAAGGCAAGCGAATGACACTGATGAGGGGGGAATAGATGAGATAAATGCATATTTTGATGGCAGATATTTATGTGGTGTTGAATCAACCTATAGGATTTTTGGCTTCCCTATCCATCATAGAAGTATATCTGTTGAGAGACTTCAATTTCACTTACCAGGTGACAAAAACTGCACCTTCCGTGCCAATGAAGCGCTAGGGAAAGTTGCTGCCAGGGAAAAAAACAAGTTCAGTAAACTGGAAGCCTTTTTTTATTTAAACTCTGTTAATGTTAATGCACGGAAGTACACGTATGATGAAATTCCACGGTTTTATGTGTGGAATGATGGTGAGAGGAAATGGACCATGAGAAAGCGTGGGTTTCAAATAGGTAGATTGTGTTATGCGCATCACAGTACGGGTGAGCCTTGGTTTCTTCGTTTATTGCTTACGAAGGTACGTGGTGCCACCTACTTTGAGTCTTTACGTACCGTTAATGGAGTATGTTACAGTACATTTCGCGATGCCTGTAAAGAGTATGGTTTACTTGACGATGATAAAGAATGGCATGAAGTGTTGACTCAAGCTTCTGCATGTGGATTACCTCCCCAGGTTCGACAGCTTTTTATCCATATTATTGTCAATTGTAAAGTCACTGATTTGAAGACTTTATGGAGTACACATTGGAAGAGCATGGTTGATGACATTTTACTTAGACGACGTCAAAGTTGTCCAAATACCTTATTCACTCTTAACGACACGCAACTGCAGTTCTATGCTTTAGGAGGTATGACACCTTTTTACATTACAGTGTAg